The following proteins come from a genomic window of Streptomyces sp. Sge12:
- a CDS encoding ABC transporter transmembrane domain-containing protein, translated as MQISDLPYPDPGVPDARSGPRFLLWLGRGQLGGQLKSLCWGMLHFSGVAGLPYAVGLGVDAVVDREPDRLLLVGALLLVIGVAISVGDAMLHRTAVTNWITAAARVQQLLARKTAELGSALTRRVAAGEVVAVSTGDVEKIGWFVEAVSRFLAAVFSIVLVCVGLLFFAPDLGVVVAVGVPLIALASLPLLPRATKRADVQREKAGKATELASDTVAGLRVLRGIGGEELFLGRYREASQEVRKAAVRSARMWALISAIQVVLPGALMITVVWYGATLVSDGRIAVGELVAAFSAVATLLYPLRHFEEIAMAYSFSRPSAKRAARVLSLTRTDAAERPAGTDPVKAPAPGGDLYDPQTGLLAPAGRFTAVVCGDPDLAGRLAERLGGHPMDVAPAADAGAEAATGAEDGAGARAGADAAPAPSVLLGGVALDELELNTARTLVLVQDKDPVLLSGTLRELFDVPASGTVAPPAALDAAQCADVLDALLQSAPDGVEDPMDARITERGRSLSGGQRQRLALARSLVTDPEVLVLDEPTSAVDSHTEARIADGIAALRAGRTTVVLASSPLLLDRADRVVLIDGDTVAAVGTHRGLLHLEPRYRAVVTRETDEEQRLGGLELTELEEALTEIEESA; from the coding sequence ATGCAGATCAGCGATCTTCCGTATCCGGATCCAGGGGTACCCGACGCTCGTTCCGGCCCCCGGTTCCTGCTGTGGCTGGGGCGCGGTCAGCTCGGCGGACAGCTCAAGAGCCTGTGCTGGGGGATGCTCCACTTCTCCGGCGTCGCCGGACTGCCCTACGCCGTGGGCCTCGGCGTCGACGCGGTCGTCGACCGCGAGCCGGACCGGCTGCTGCTCGTCGGCGCACTGCTCCTGGTCATCGGCGTCGCCATCTCGGTCGGCGATGCCATGCTCCACCGCACGGCCGTCACCAACTGGATCACCGCCGCGGCGCGCGTGCAGCAGCTCCTCGCGCGCAAGACGGCGGAGCTGGGCTCCGCCCTCACCCGACGGGTCGCGGCGGGCGAAGTGGTCGCGGTGTCCACGGGCGACGTGGAGAAGATCGGATGGTTCGTCGAGGCGGTCTCGCGTTTCCTCGCGGCCGTCTTCTCCATCGTTCTGGTCTGCGTGGGCCTGCTGTTCTTCGCCCCCGACCTCGGCGTGGTCGTGGCCGTCGGCGTCCCGCTGATCGCACTGGCCTCGCTGCCGCTGCTGCCGCGCGCCACCAAGCGTGCCGACGTCCAGCGGGAGAAGGCGGGCAAGGCCACGGAGCTGGCCTCCGACACCGTCGCGGGGCTGCGCGTGCTGCGCGGCATCGGCGGCGAGGAGCTGTTCCTCGGGCGCTACCGCGAGGCTTCGCAGGAGGTCCGCAAGGCCGCCGTGCGCAGTGCACGGATGTGGGCGCTGATCTCCGCGATCCAGGTGGTGCTCCCGGGCGCGCTGATGATCACGGTGGTCTGGTACGGCGCCACGCTCGTCTCGGACGGGCGCATCGCGGTGGGCGAACTCGTCGCCGCGTTCAGCGCGGTGGCCACCCTGCTCTATCCGCTCCGGCACTTCGAGGAGATCGCCATGGCGTACTCCTTCTCGCGTCCCTCCGCCAAGCGGGCCGCCCGGGTGCTGTCGCTGACCCGGACGGACGCCGCCGAGCGTCCTGCGGGCACCGATCCGGTGAAGGCACCGGCCCCGGGCGGGGACCTGTACGACCCGCAGACCGGCCTGCTGGCCCCCGCGGGCCGGTTCACCGCCGTCGTGTGCGGGGACCCGGACCTGGCGGGGCGGCTCGCCGAACGCCTCGGCGGCCACCCGATGGACGTGGCTCCGGCGGCGGACGCCGGGGCAGAGGCGGCCACGGGGGCCGAGGACGGGGCAGGGGCGCGAGCCGGGGCCGACGCGGCTCCGGCGCCGTCCGTGCTCCTCGGCGGGGTCGCGCTGGACGAGCTCGAACTGAACACGGCGCGCACCCTGGTGCTCGTACAGGACAAGGATCCGGTGCTGCTGTCCGGGACCCTGCGGGAGCTGTTCGACGTACCGGCCTCCGGAACGGTCGCCCCGCCCGCAGCGCTGGACGCCGCCCAGTGCGCGGACGTCCTGGACGCGCTGCTGCAGTCGGCGCCGGACGGGGTCGAGGACCCGATGGACGCCCGGATCACCGAGCGCGGCCGGTCCCTGTCGGGAGGCCAGCGCCAGCGTCTCGCGCTGGCCCGGTCCCTGGTCACCGACCCGGAGGTGCTGGTGCTCGACGAGCCGACCTCCGCGGTCGACTCGCACACCGAGGCGCGGATCGCGGACGGCATCGCGGCCCTGCGTGCCGGTCGGACCACGGTGGTACTGGCCTCCTCGCCGCTGCTGCTGGACCGGGCGGACCGGGTCGTCCTCATCGACGGGGACACGGTGGCGGCGGTCGGTACCCACCGCGGGCTGCTGCACCTCGAACCGCGCTACCGGGCCGTGGTCACCCGCGAGACCGACGAGGAGCAGCGGCTCGGCGGGCTGGAACTGACAGAGCTGGAAGAAGCACTCACAGAGATCGAGGAATCCGCATGA
- the mltG gene encoding endolytic transglycosylase MltG, whose product MRHEYLPPQRRSRLTRRGRLALFLGTLLAIGSAVVIPILRGGEVPEAPRRLLIPEGWRATQVYAAVDRELKLPPGSTKAAVATAGLALPEEAKGNPEGYLFPATYPVTSKSTPATLLTHMVRTANEKLATKAVADGGKAHGMTPYQTATLASIIEAEAEGRADMGKVARVVHNRLAKSMPLQMDSTINYALNRSTVDTKLSDTRIDSPFNSYERQGLPPTPIDSPGLAAMAAAVAPTPGDWLFFVTVKPGDTRFSATYEEHRRHVAEFNRLRASAGARTGQAGPSAK is encoded by the coding sequence ATGCGTCATGAGTATCTGCCGCCGCAGCGCCGTTCCCGGCTGACCCGCCGGGGTCGGCTGGCGCTCTTCCTCGGCACGCTGCTGGCGATCGGCTCGGCCGTCGTGATCCCCATACTGCGCGGTGGCGAAGTGCCGGAGGCGCCACGCCGGCTGCTCATCCCCGAGGGGTGGCGGGCCACGCAGGTGTACGCCGCGGTCGACCGCGAGCTGAAGCTCCCGCCGGGCTCCACGAAGGCGGCGGTGGCCACCGCCGGACTGGCCCTGCCCGAGGAGGCCAAGGGCAACCCGGAGGGGTACCTCTTCCCGGCGACGTACCCGGTGACCTCGAAGTCCACCCCGGCCACGCTCCTGACGCACATGGTGCGGACGGCGAACGAGAAGCTCGCCACCAAAGCCGTCGCCGACGGCGGCAAGGCCCACGGGATGACCCCGTACCAGACGGCCACCCTGGCCAGCATTATCGAGGCGGAGGCCGAGGGCCGCGCGGACATGGGCAAGGTCGCCCGGGTGGTGCACAACCGGCTCGCGAAGTCGATGCCGCTCCAGATGGACTCCACGATCAACTACGCGCTGAACCGCAGCACGGTGGACACCAAGCTGAGCGACACGCGGATCGACAGCCCCTTCAACAGCTATGAACGCCAGGGCCTGCCACCCACGCCGATCGACAGCCCGGGGCTGGCGGCCATGGCGGCCGCGGTCGCCCCGACCCCCGGGGACTGGCTGTTCTTCGTCACCGTGAAGCCGGGGGACACCCGCTTCTCGGCGACCTACGAGGAGCACAGGCGGCACGTGGCCGAGTTCAACCGGCTCCGCGCGAGCGCCGGCGCCCGGACCGGGCAGGCGGGTCCCTCCGCGAAATGA
- a CDS encoding NAD(P)-binding domain-containing protein → MVIGAGQAGLSSAYHLTRAGLDHVVLDHAPRPGGAWQFRWPSLTYGRVHGMHALPGMELTDADPLRPSSEVIGEYFAAYEDRFDLRVRRPVDVSAVREGEAGRLRVETSAGVWSPRALINATGTWDRPFWPRYPGQETFRGRQLHTANYPGPQEFAGNRVIVVGGGTSAVQHLLEIAEVAAETTWVTRRPPVFRDSGFGEAEGRAAVALVDERVRRGLPPQSVVSVTGLPLNDAVRAGLASGVLDRRPVFDRITATGVAWADGTRIDADVILWATGFRAAVDHLAPLRLREPGGGIRVEGTRAVRDERIHLVGYGPSASTVGANRAGGAAVRGIRRLLAREGAATPVTR, encoded by the coding sequence GTGGTCATCGGCGCCGGGCAGGCCGGCCTGTCCAGCGCCTACCACCTGACGCGGGCGGGGCTCGACCACGTGGTCCTGGACCACGCGCCCCGGCCGGGCGGCGCCTGGCAGTTCCGCTGGCCCTCGCTCACCTACGGCAGGGTCCACGGCATGCACGCGCTGCCCGGCATGGAGCTGACGGACGCCGACCCGCTGCGGCCGTCGTCCGAGGTGATCGGGGAGTACTTCGCCGCGTACGAGGACCGCTTCGACCTGCGCGTACGCCGCCCCGTGGACGTGTCCGCCGTCCGCGAGGGAGAGGCGGGGCGGCTACGGGTGGAGACCTCGGCCGGGGTCTGGTCGCCGCGCGCCCTGATCAACGCCACGGGAACCTGGGACCGGCCGTTCTGGCCGCGCTACCCGGGCCAGGAGACCTTCCGCGGCCGGCAGCTGCACACCGCGAACTACCCGGGGCCGCAGGAGTTCGCCGGGAACCGGGTGATCGTCGTGGGCGGCGGTACCTCGGCGGTGCAGCACCTGCTGGAGATCGCCGAGGTGGCGGCGGAGACCACCTGGGTGACCCGGCGGCCCCCGGTCTTCCGCGACAGCGGCTTCGGCGAGGCCGAGGGCCGGGCCGCGGTGGCCCTGGTGGACGAACGGGTGCGCCGGGGGCTGCCGCCGCAGAGCGTGGTGAGCGTGACCGGGCTCCCGCTGAACGACGCCGTCCGGGCCGGCCTGGCCTCGGGGGTGCTCGACCGGCGGCCCGTCTTCGACCGGATCACCGCCACCGGGGTCGCCTGGGCGGACGGGACCCGCATCGACGCGGACGTCATCCTGTGGGCCACCGGGTTCCGCGCGGCCGTCGACCACCTCGCCCCGCTGCGCCTGCGCGAACCGGGCGGCGGCATCCGGGTCGAGGGGACCCGGGCAGTCCGCGACGAGCGGATCCATCTGGTGGGGTACGGCCCGTCGGCGTCGACCGTCGGGGCCAACCGCGCGGGCGGCGCGGCGGTCCGCGGGATACGCCGGCTCCTGGCCCGCGAAGGGGCGGCGACCCCGGTGACGCGGTGA
- a CDS encoding LLM class flavin-dependent oxidoreductase, protein MTVRLHWFLPTGGDGRTLVDRHAYAHNASAPGVREPDIEYLAQIAKAAERLGFEAVLTPTGTWCEDAWLTTVALSQHTERLKFLVAFRPGVISPTLAAQMAATYQRITRGRLLLNVVTGGDSAEQRRFGDHLDHDRRYARTAEFLSVVRGAWRGEPYDFHGEHYRIDGGLTALPPDPLPEIFFGGSSAAAGPVAAEHADVYLTWGEPPQQVKEKIDWIRSLAEERGRTVRFGIRLHTISRDSAKEAWGAADRLLGDLSDTDIARAQSLLGASESVGQQRMLALHGGSRDGLEISPNLWAGVGLVRGGAGTALVGSHGDVADRIEEYHALGIENFVLSGYPHLEEAYWFGEGVTPELAARGLLAP, encoded by the coding sequence ATGACCGTTCGCCTGCACTGGTTCCTGCCCACCGGCGGTGACGGCCGCACCCTGGTCGACCGGCACGCCTACGCGCACAACGCGTCCGCGCCCGGCGTGCGCGAGCCCGACATCGAGTACCTCGCGCAGATCGCCAAGGCCGCCGAACGGCTCGGCTTCGAGGCGGTGCTGACGCCGACCGGCACCTGGTGCGAGGACGCCTGGCTGACCACGGTGGCGCTCTCGCAGCACACCGAGCGGCTGAAGTTCCTGGTGGCCTTCCGGCCCGGGGTGATCTCGCCGACCCTCGCCGCCCAGATGGCAGCGACCTACCAGCGGATCACCCGCGGCCGGCTGCTGCTCAATGTGGTGACGGGCGGCGACTCGGCCGAGCAGCGGCGGTTCGGCGACCACCTCGACCACGACCGCCGCTACGCGCGCACCGCCGAGTTCCTGTCCGTCGTACGCGGTGCCTGGCGCGGGGAGCCGTACGACTTCCACGGCGAGCACTACCGGATCGACGGCGGGCTGACCGCGCTGCCGCCGGACCCGCTGCCGGAGATCTTCTTCGGCGGGTCCTCCGCGGCGGCTGGGCCGGTCGCCGCCGAGCACGCCGATGTGTACCTGACCTGGGGCGAGCCGCCGCAGCAGGTCAAGGAGAAGATCGACTGGATCCGTTCGCTGGCCGAGGAGCGGGGGCGGACGGTCCGGTTCGGCATCCGGCTGCACACCATCTCGCGCGACTCGGCGAAGGAGGCCTGGGGTGCGGCGGACCGGCTGCTCGGCGACCTGTCCGACACGGACATCGCCCGCGCGCAGTCCCTGCTGGGCGCGAGCGAGTCGGTGGGGCAGCAGCGCATGCTGGCCCTGCACGGCGGTTCCCGGGACGGGCTGGAGATCTCGCCGAACCTGTGGGCGGGCGTCGGCCTGGTCCGCGGCGGCGCCGGGACGGCCCTGGTCGGCAGTCATGGGGACGTCGCGGACCGGATCGAGGAGTACCACGCGCTCGGGATCGAGAACTTCGTCCTGTCGGGCTATCCGCACCTGGAGGAGGCCTACTGGTTCGGCGAGGGGGTGACCCCAGAACTGGCGGCCCGCGGGCTGCTCGCGCCGTAG
- a CDS encoding TIGR03086 family metal-binding protein, with amino-acid sequence MTEMRTFDLGPQARIVARIAEAVPDSALADRTPCPAYTVGDLLGHLTGLAVAFRDAARKDLGPTTDTDPGSAVPALPAHWREELPAVLGELAEAWTDPAAWTGMTRAGGVDLPGDIAGAVAADELVVHGWDLARATGQDYAPDPAALTASHAFLLAAAEEDDRGGGIFGPVVPVPDDAPLLDRAVGLSGRDPGWKPPTSP; translated from the coding sequence ATGACCGAAATGAGAACGTTCGACCTGGGGCCCCAGGCCCGCATCGTGGCCCGTATCGCGGAGGCCGTACCGGACTCCGCGCTCGCGGACCGGACGCCCTGCCCCGCGTACACGGTCGGCGACCTGCTGGGTCACCTCACCGGACTCGCCGTCGCGTTCCGTGACGCCGCCCGCAAGGACCTGGGTCCCACCACGGACACGGACCCCGGCTCGGCGGTGCCCGCGCTCCCCGCGCACTGGCGCGAGGAGCTGCCCGCCGTCCTCGGCGAACTGGCCGAGGCCTGGACGGACCCGGCCGCCTGGACCGGCATGACCCGCGCCGGCGGCGTGGACCTGCCCGGTGACATCGCGGGAGCGGTGGCGGCCGACGAACTGGTGGTGCACGGATGGGACCTGGCCCGGGCCACCGGCCAGGATTACGCGCCCGACCCGGCCGCGCTCACCGCCTCCCACGCCTTCCTGCTGGCCGCCGCCGAGGAGGACGACCGCGGCGGCGGCATCTTCGGCCCCGTCGTGCCCGTACCGGACGACGCCCCGCTGCTGGACCGGGCCGTCGGGCTGAGCGGGCGCGACCCGGGCTGGAAGCCGCCGACGTCCCCGTGA
- a CDS encoding FAD-binding and (Fe-S)-binding domain-containing protein, with amino-acid sequence MPLLEPKPGALRPRSVDGPAPDRVPDHRAAGTPEPLRTELAELLGPQKVLWKVSDLVRYASDASPYRFVPQVVVVAEDIDDVSAVLSYAHGRQREVVFRAAGTSLNGQAQGEDILVDVRRHWAGIEVLEEGRRARIRPGTTVARANAALARHGRVLGPDPASAIACTVGGVVANNASGMTAGTTRNSYRTLSSLTFVLPGGTVVDTADPLADEELARAEPALCHGLMEIKREIEADPALVARIRAKYEIKNTTGYRLDAYLDGTTPVEILRGLMVGSEGTLGFICEVVFDTLPLEREVCTALLFFPSLPAAAAAVPLFNAAGAVAVELMDGNTLRASVSVPGVPADWADLPRETTALLVEFRAPDPAGRDACAQRAARVLDALDLVAPVPSVTNAFTSDPRTVGGYWQARRAFVTAVGGARARGTTLITEDFAVPPSRLAEACEALLALQAEHGFDAAVAGHAAHGNLHFMLAFDAADPADVERYGAFMEAFCRLTVERFDGSLKAEHSTGRNMAPFLELEWGPVATGLMWRTKHLVDPEGVLAPRVLLDRDPRAHLRGLKTIPQVEEVVDPCIECGFCEPACPSGDLTTTPRQRIVLRREMLRQQPGSAVLDGLLASYGYDAVDTCAGDSTCRLACPVGIDTGALMKDFRHRRHGPREEAAAALAARRFGAAESAARLAVYAADRIPFRIGAGLLGAVTAAARRAVRPDLVPQWPARLPGPAARHLPPTRRVGATAVYYPACVNRIFGGPEGRPGPSLPEAVVALSERAGRPVWIPGDLGGTCCATIWHSKGYEAGARVMANRIVEAAWGWTAGGRLPLVVDASSCTLGIAREVVAYLTRENRALHAQLRVLDSIVWAAEELLPHLEVRRTVGSAVLHPTCSMRHLGDEDRLRAVAEACAEEVVVPEEAGCCAFAGDRGMLHPELTASATAREAAEVTARPFDAHLSANRMCEVGMDRATGRSYYSALLELERATRP; translated from the coding sequence ATGCCGCTGCTGGAACCGAAGCCGGGAGCCCTGCGCCCCCGCAGCGTCGACGGGCCCGCCCCCGACCGGGTCCCCGACCACCGGGCCGCCGGCACGCCGGAGCCGCTGCGCACCGAGCTGGCCGAGCTGCTCGGCCCGCAGAAGGTGCTGTGGAAGGTCTCCGACCTGGTCCGCTACGCCTCGGACGCGTCCCCGTACCGCTTCGTGCCCCAGGTCGTGGTGGTCGCCGAGGACATCGACGACGTCTCCGCGGTGCTCTCGTACGCCCACGGCCGACAGCGCGAGGTCGTCTTCCGTGCCGCCGGTACCTCGCTCAACGGCCAGGCCCAGGGCGAGGACATCCTGGTCGACGTACGCCGCCACTGGGCCGGGATCGAGGTGCTGGAGGAGGGCCGGCGGGCCCGGATCAGGCCCGGTACCACCGTGGCCCGGGCCAACGCCGCCCTCGCCCGCCACGGCCGGGTCCTCGGCCCCGACCCGGCGAGCGCCATCGCCTGCACCGTCGGCGGGGTCGTCGCCAACAACGCCTCCGGGATGACGGCCGGCACCACCCGCAACTCCTACCGCACGCTCTCCTCCCTCACCTTCGTCCTGCCCGGCGGCACCGTCGTGGACACCGCCGATCCGCTCGCCGACGAGGAGCTGGCACGCGCCGAACCGGCCCTGTGCCACGGGCTGATGGAGATCAAGCGGGAGATCGAGGCGGACCCGGCGCTGGTCGCCCGGATCCGGGCCAAGTACGAGATCAAGAACACCACCGGCTACCGCCTCGACGCCTACCTGGACGGCACCACCCCCGTCGAGATCCTGCGGGGGCTCATGGTCGGCTCGGAAGGCACCCTCGGCTTCATCTGCGAGGTCGTCTTCGACACCCTCCCGCTGGAGCGCGAGGTCTGCACCGCCCTGCTGTTCTTCCCCTCGCTGCCCGCGGCGGCCGCCGCGGTCCCCCTGTTCAACGCGGCGGGAGCCGTCGCCGTCGAGCTCATGGACGGCAACACCCTGCGCGCCTCGGTCAGCGTCCCGGGGGTGCCCGCCGACTGGGCGGACCTGCCCCGGGAGACCACCGCCCTGCTCGTGGAGTTCCGGGCGCCGGACCCGGCCGGCCGGGACGCCTGCGCGCAGCGGGCCGCCCGGGTCCTCGACGCGCTCGACCTGGTCGCCCCGGTGCCCTCGGTCACCAACGCCTTCACCAGCGACCCGAGGACCGTCGGCGGCTACTGGCAGGCCCGCAGGGCCTTCGTCACCGCCGTCGGCGGCGCCCGCGCCCGGGGCACCACCCTGATCACCGAGGACTTCGCGGTGCCGCCGTCCCGGCTGGCCGAGGCCTGCGAGGCGCTCCTCGCCCTCCAGGCGGAGCACGGCTTCGACGCGGCCGTCGCCGGTCACGCGGCCCACGGCAACCTTCACTTCATGCTCGCCTTCGACGCCGCCGACCCGGCCGACGTCGAGCGCTACGGGGCCTTCATGGAGGCCTTCTGCCGGCTCACCGTCGAGCGGTTCGACGGCTCCCTGAAGGCCGAGCACTCCACGGGCCGGAACATGGCCCCCTTCCTGGAACTGGAATGGGGGCCCGTCGCCACCGGGCTGATGTGGCGGACCAAGCACCTCGTCGACCCGGAGGGGGTACTCGCCCCACGCGTGCTCCTCGACCGCGACCCGCGGGCCCATCTGCGCGGCCTGAAGACGATTCCGCAAGTGGAGGAAGTGGTCGACCCCTGCATCGAGTGCGGCTTCTGCGAACCGGCCTGCCCCAGCGGGGACCTGACGACCACTCCGCGCCAGCGGATCGTGCTGCGCCGCGAGATGCTGCGCCAGCAGCCCGGCTCCGCCGTACTGGACGGACTGCTCGCCTCCTACGGCTACGACGCGGTGGACACCTGCGCGGGCGACTCCACCTGCCGGCTCGCGTGCCCCGTCGGAATCGACACCGGGGCGCTGATGAAGGACTTCCGCCACCGCCGCCACGGCCCGCGCGAGGAGGCCGCCGCCGCGCTGGCCGCGCGGCGGTTCGGGGCCGCCGAGTCCGCCGCCCGGCTGGCCGTGTACGCCGCCGACCGGATCCCCTTCCGCATCGGCGCGGGGCTGCTGGGGGCGGTGACCGCGGCCGCGCGCAGGGCCGTACGTCCCGACCTGGTTCCGCAGTGGCCGGCGCGGCTGCCCGGCCCCGCCGCGCGGCACCTGCCGCCGACCCGGCGGGTGGGCGCCACGGCCGTGTACTACCCGGCCTGCGTCAACCGGATCTTCGGCGGCCCGGAGGGCCGGCCCGGCCCCTCCCTGCCGGAGGCCGTGGTGGCCCTGTCGGAGCGGGCCGGGCGTCCCGTCTGGATCCCCGGCGACCTGGGCGGCACCTGCTGCGCGACGATCTGGCACTCCAAGGGCTACGAGGCCGGCGCCCGGGTGATGGCCAACCGGATCGTCGAGGCCGCCTGGGGCTGGACGGCCGGCGGGCGGCTGCCGCTGGTCGTCGACGCCTCCTCCTGCACGCTGGGCATCGCGCGCGAAGTGGTCGCGTACCTGACCCGGGAGAACCGGGCCCTCCACGCGCAGCTGCGGGTCCTCGACTCGATCGTGTGGGCCGCCGAGGAGCTGCTGCCGCACCTGGAGGTCCGGCGCACGGTGGGCTCGGCCGTGCTCCACCCCACCTGTTCGATGCGGCACCTGGGCGACGAGGACCGACTGCGCGCCGTCGCCGAGGCGTGTGCCGAGGAGGTGGTGGTCCCCGAGGAGGCGGGCTGCTGCGCCTTCGCGGGCGACCGGGGCATGCTGCACCCGGAGCTGACGGCCTCGGCGACGGCGCGCGAGGCGGCGGAGGTGACCGCGCGGCCCTTCGACGCGCATCTGTCGGCGAACCGGATGTGCGAGGTGGGCATGGACCGGGCGACGGGGCGAAGCTACTATTCGGCGCTGCTCGAACTGGAGCGCGCCACCCGCCCGTGA
- a CDS encoding MarR family winged helix-turn-helix transcriptional regulator — protein MSSASDSDRLLAEQLLRLTRRLHRIQKRHLVPLGITPAQGRLLRLVSHYEGERAPRMADLAARLEVVPRAVTTLVDGLEAAGCVRRAPDPANRRVIRIELTDAGRATLRRLRNARTDAAEEILAPLTPDQREVLGGLLNALSDAPAEHTC, from the coding sequence ATGAGCTCCGCCTCCGACAGCGATCGTCTCCTCGCCGAACAGCTCCTGCGCCTGACGCGCAGGCTCCACCGGATCCAGAAGCGCCACCTGGTGCCGCTCGGGATCACTCCCGCCCAGGGTCGTTTGCTGCGCCTCGTCTCGCACTACGAGGGCGAGCGGGCACCCCGGATGGCGGATCTCGCCGCCCGCCTCGAAGTCGTCCCCCGGGCCGTGACCACCCTGGTGGACGGCCTGGAGGCGGCCGGATGCGTACGGCGCGCGCCCGACCCCGCGAACCGCCGCGTGATCCGGATCGAGCTCACCGACGCCGGCCGCGCCACGCTGCGCCGTCTGCGCAACGCGCGGACCGACGCCGCGGAGGAGATCCTGGCTCCGTTGACCCCCGACCAGCGCGAGGTGCTCGGCGGTCTGCTCAACGCCCTGTCGGACGCCCCGGCGGAGCACACCTGCTGA
- a CDS encoding ABC transporter ATP-binding protein yields MPHDEPKWIPSKDPLDPTRPAPAEQPRELRRIVGLFRPYRGRLAVVGLLVGASSLVGVASPFMLREILDVAIPEGRTGLLSLLALGMILTAVVTSVFGVLQTFISTTVGQRVMHDLRTAVYAQLQRMPLAFFTRTRTGEVQSRIANDIGGMQATVTSTATSLVSNLTAVIATVVAMLALDWRLTLVSLLLLPVFVWISRRVGHERKRITTQRQKQMAAMAATVTESLSVSGILLGRTMGRSESLTSAFSAESEKLVGLEVRSSMAGRWRMSTIGIVMAAMPALIYWAAGIALQTGTPSLSVGTLVAFVTLQQGLFRPAVSLLSTGVQIQTSLALFARIFEYLDLPVDITERPDPVRLDRAKGEVTLEDVHFTYDAKNGPTLSGIDITVPAGGSLAVVGPTGSGKSTLSYLVPRLYDVTGGRVALDGVDVRDLDFDSLARSIGVVSQETYLFHASVADNLRFAKPDATDEEITDAARAAQIHDHIASLPDGYDTLVGERGYRFSGGEKQRLAIARTILRDPPVLILDEATSALDTRTEHAVQQAIDNLSAGRTTITIAHRLSTVRDADQIVVLDAGRIAERGTHEELLKADGRYAALVRRDRDAALAPEPPEGLQLAPVNV; encoded by the coding sequence ATGCCGCACGACGAACCGAAGTGGATCCCATCGAAAGACCCCCTCGACCCCACCCGCCCCGCCCCGGCCGAGCAGCCGCGGGAGCTGCGGCGCATCGTGGGGCTGTTCCGGCCCTACCGCGGCCGCCTCGCCGTCGTCGGCCTGCTGGTCGGCGCCTCCTCGCTGGTCGGCGTCGCCTCGCCGTTCATGCTCCGCGAGATACTCGACGTCGCGATACCCGAGGGCCGCACCGGGCTGCTCAGCCTGCTGGCGCTCGGCATGATCCTGACCGCCGTCGTCACCAGCGTCTTCGGCGTGCTCCAGACCTTCATCTCCACCACCGTCGGCCAGCGCGTCATGCACGACCTGCGCACCGCCGTCTACGCGCAGCTCCAGCGGATGCCACTGGCCTTCTTCACCCGGACCCGCACCGGAGAGGTGCAGTCCCGCATCGCCAATGACATCGGCGGCATGCAGGCCACCGTCACCTCCACCGCGACCTCGCTCGTCTCGAACCTGACGGCCGTCATCGCCACCGTCGTTGCCATGCTCGCGCTCGACTGGCGGCTCACCCTGGTCTCGCTGCTCCTGCTCCCCGTGTTCGTGTGGATCAGCCGGCGGGTGGGCCACGAGCGCAAGAGGATCACCACGCAGCGGCAGAAGCAGATGGCCGCCATGGCCGCGACGGTCACCGAGTCGCTCTCGGTGAGCGGCATCCTGCTCGGCCGCACCATGGGCCGCTCCGAATCCCTGACCTCGGCCTTCTCCGCAGAGTCCGAGAAGCTCGTGGGCCTGGAGGTGCGCTCGAGCATGGCCGGGCGCTGGCGGATGTCCACCATCGGCATCGTCATGGCCGCGATGCCCGCCCTGATCTACTGGGCGGCCGGCATAGCCCTCCAGACGGGCACCCCCTCGCTCTCCGTCGGCACCCTCGTCGCCTTCGTCACCCTCCAGCAGGGCCTGTTCCGGCCCGCGGTGAGCCTGCTGTCGACCGGCGTGCAGATACAGACCTCGCTGGCCCTGTTCGCCCGCATCTTCGAGTACCTCGACCTGCCGGTGGACATCACCGAGCGCCCGGACCCGGTCCGGCTGGACCGGGCCAAGGGCGAGGTCACGCTGGAGGACGTGCACTTCACGTACGACGCGAAGAACGGCCCGACCCTCTCCGGGATCGACATCACCGTTCCGGCCGGCGGCTCCCTCGCCGTGGTCGGCCCGACCGGCTCGGGCAAGAGCACGCTCAGCTATCTGGTGCCCCGGCTCTACGACGTCACCGGCGGCCGGGTCGCCCTCGACGGGGTGGACGTGCGCGACCTCGACTTCGACTCGCTGGCCCGCTCGATCGGCGTGGTCTCCCAGGAGACCTACCTCTTCCACGCCTCGGTCGCCGACAACCTGCGTTTCGCCAAGCCGGACGCCACGGACGAAGAGATCACCGACGCGGCCCGGGCGGCGCAGATCCACGACCACATCGCCTCCCTGCCCGACGGGTACGACACCCTCGTCGGCGAGCGCGGCTACCGGTTCTCCGGGGGGGAGAAGCAGCGCCTGGCCATCGCCCGCACCATCCTGCGGGACCCGCCGGTGCTGATCCTGGACGAGGCCACCAGTGCCCTGGACACCCGCACCGAGCACGCCGTCCAGCAGGCCATCGACAACCTCTCGGCGGGCCGCACCACCATCACCATCGCGCACCGCCTCTCCACCGTCCGCGACGCCGACCAGATCGTGGTCCTCGACGCCGGGCGCATCGCCGAGCGCGGCACCCACGAGGAGCTGCTGAAGGCGGACGGCCGGTACGCCGCCCTGGTCCGCCGGGACCGCGACGCCGCACTGGCGCCCGAGCCGCCCGAGGGCCTCCAGCTGGCTCCGGTGAATGTGTGA